From one Alicyclobacillus acidocaldarius subsp. acidocaldarius Tc-4-1 genomic stretch:
- a CDS encoding RNA-guided endonuclease InsQ/TnpB family protein, with product MKIHRAYRYELAPNRMQRSLLAKHAGAARFAYNWGLARRIALYEETGQSTNAIEQHRELNRLKKTDFPWMYEVSKCAPQEALRDLDRAFQHFFRGLKEGRRVGFPRFKKKGRDDSFRLTGSIRVLDNAIQLPRLGRIRLKEKPHVEGRILSATVKREADRWYVSLSAETEIPDPVPPSGEPVDVDLGVSWFLTLSDGTKIEAPKPLARYLRRLRRLSKRHSRKKPGSRNRRKSALALARLHRKIRNIRQDFLHKVTTELAKTKRVIVIEDLHVRGMVQNRALARAISDVGFGEFRRMLTYKCAWYGSRELIVAPRFYASSKTCSACGYVISELPLSAREWTCPACSTRHDRDINAAKNLLRISTASSAGSDACGDPSDGAALGC from the coding sequence GTGAAGATTCATCGGGCGTATCGGTATGAGTTGGCGCCGAATCGGATGCAACGGAGCCTGCTTGCCAAGCACGCAGGTGCGGCCCGATTTGCGTACAATTGGGGGCTTGCCAGACGCATCGCGCTCTATGAAGAGACGGGGCAAAGCACGAACGCCATCGAACAGCATCGGGAACTCAACCGCCTGAAGAAAACCGACTTCCCGTGGATGTACGAGGTCTCCAAATGCGCCCCGCAGGAAGCGCTGCGGGACTTGGATCGCGCGTTTCAACACTTTTTTCGCGGGTTGAAGGAGGGACGCAGGGTCGGATTCCCTCGCTTCAAGAAAAAAGGGCGCGACGATTCATTTCGCCTGACGGGTTCGATTCGCGTCTTGGACAACGCCATACAACTGCCTCGGCTCGGGCGGATTCGGCTGAAAGAAAAACCGCATGTCGAAGGCCGAATCCTGTCGGCGACGGTCAAGCGGGAGGCGGACCGATGGTATGTGAGTTTGTCGGCAGAAACGGAGATTCCGGACCCTGTTCCACCTTCGGGCGAGCCGGTGGATGTGGATCTGGGGGTCTCGTGGTTTTTGACGTTGTCTGACGGGACGAAAATCGAGGCGCCAAAGCCGCTCGCCCGATACCTTCGCCGCTTAAGGCGGTTATCGAAGCGGCATAGCCGAAAGAAACCAGGCTCGCGAAATCGGCGGAAGTCGGCGCTGGCGCTTGCTCGGCTGCACCGGAAGATCCGCAACATACGTCAGGACTTTTTGCACAAAGTGACGACGGAGCTCGCGAAAACCAAGCGAGTGATCGTCATCGAAGACCTGCATGTGCGAGGCATGGTGCAGAATCGAGCGTTGGCGCGAGCCATTTCGGACGTGGGTTTTGGCGAGTTTCGGCGAATGTTGACGTACAAGTGTGCGTGGTATGGCTCCCGGGAACTCATCGTGGCACCCCGGTTTTACGCGAGCAGCAAGACGTGCTCGGCGTGCGGGTACGTGATAAGCGAGCTGCCATTGTCGGCACGGGAGTGGACGTGCCCGGCGTGCAGCACGCGGCATGACCGCGACATCAACGCAGCGAAAAATCTTTTGAGAATCAGTACCGCGAGTTCCGCGGGAAGTGACGCCTGTGGAGATCCCTCTGACGGGGCGGCCTTGGGCTGCTAG
- the csb2 gene encoding type I-G CRISPR-associated protein Csb2 has product MTLVLEIEFLSGSSVAALHPDSEAPDWPPQPDRVFSALVATWAYRGQRPEERMALEWLEALEPPRIEATSAFQRTSYVTYVPPNDRSAVKTRRASDNISDYRSRQPRRFITVRPVSPTVRLLWHGVGADGETERWVSALDALARDTAYVGHSSSLTRCRVYLTDEHVPDHAQEPLRRVYPGRMAELIRSFEAGRRPRVGEWVLPRAKTATRGEPASLFSTTWLVLEHVGGLMPDIRAAALVSQAIRDRVVEGYRAIGAPVSEVVSGRTVHGEPAHDAHLAIVPLPFAGFSHADGRVLGFALVPPRQVDLLRNETWLRALRAICPVDERRGRRVLRVKLDMGEMELSPTLQPTKRSLDPAVYVASPSRIFATVTPMVLNRHVKSGRAPSVLEVMDEVARACAHVGLPRLEEIRVEGLDRPVPAVLATDHSAFEGVPSVLRSRKRPAWLRWQVPPYLQGRPITHAVIQFAEPVSGPVILGAGRYLGLGLCRPLPDGGESSVHALGSL; this is encoded by the coding sequence GTGACGCTCGTCTTGGAGATCGAATTTCTGTCGGGCAGCTCGGTTGCGGCGCTGCATCCAGACAGCGAGGCGCCCGACTGGCCGCCGCAACCAGACCGAGTGTTTTCCGCCCTCGTGGCGACCTGGGCGTATCGGGGGCAGCGGCCTGAGGAGCGGATGGCGCTTGAATGGCTGGAGGCGCTGGAGCCTCCGCGGATTGAGGCGACGAGCGCATTTCAACGCACCTCCTATGTGACCTATGTGCCGCCCAACGATAGGTCGGCGGTCAAAACGCGCCGTGCTTCTGACAACATCTCCGACTACAGGAGTCGCCAGCCGCGCCGGTTCATCACCGTGAGGCCCGTCTCTCCCACGGTCAGGCTGCTGTGGCATGGTGTGGGCGCGGATGGAGAGACGGAGAGATGGGTGTCGGCGCTTGATGCGCTCGCGCGGGACACGGCGTACGTGGGCCATTCTTCGAGTTTGACGCGTTGCCGGGTGTATTTGACGGATGAGCACGTGCCCGATCACGCGCAGGAGCCTCTGCGCCGGGTGTATCCCGGGCGCATGGCGGAGCTGATTCGGTCGTTTGAGGCCGGCCGCCGTCCCCGGGTGGGGGAGTGGGTCCTTCCCAGAGCGAAGACTGCGACGCGCGGTGAGCCCGCCTCCTTGTTTTCGACCACTTGGCTTGTTCTCGAGCACGTCGGGGGGCTGATGCCGGATATCCGTGCTGCTGCGTTAGTCTCCCAGGCCATTCGGGATCGCGTCGTCGAGGGCTATCGCGCGATAGGTGCGCCGGTCTCGGAAGTGGTGAGCGGCCGAACGGTCCACGGCGAGCCCGCCCACGACGCTCACCTCGCCATCGTGCCTCTGCCGTTCGCCGGGTTTTCGCATGCGGATGGCCGCGTGTTGGGGTTTGCGCTTGTGCCGCCAAGGCAGGTGGATCTTTTGCGGAACGAAACTTGGCTTCGAGCGCTCCGGGCCATTTGTCCCGTCGATGAAAGGCGAGGGCGGCGTGTGTTGCGCGTCAAGCTCGACATGGGAGAGATGGAGCTCTCGCCGACCTTACAGCCGACAAAGCGCTCGCTCGATCCGGCCGTCTACGTCGCTTCGCCGAGCCGCATCTTCGCAACGGTGACGCCCATGGTGTTGAATCGCCATGTGAAGTCGGGACGAGCCCCAAGCGTGCTAGAGGTCATGGACGAAGTGGCCCGCGCGTGTGCGCATGTCGGCTTGCCGCGCCTGGAGGAGATACGCGTCGAGGGGCTGGATCGCCCGGTGCCGGCCGTTCTGGCAACCGACCACTCGGCCTTCGAAGGCGTGCCTTCGGTTCTCCGCTCCCGCAAGCGGCCAGCTTGGCTCCGATGGCAAGTCCCGCCTTATCTTCAAGGGCGGCCAATCACGCACGCCGTCATCCAATTCGCGGAGCCCGTTTCGGGCCCTGTGATCCTCGGCGCGGGCCGGTACCTCGGGCTCGGACTCTGCCGACCCTTGCCGGATGGAGGTGAGTCGAGTGTGCACGCCCTTGGATCGCTCTGA
- a CDS encoding 5-oxoproline transporter, DUF979 family subunit produces MIRVQYAYDLVGLILFLSSLYTFRDRANPRRVTTGLFYALYGLAFILADYLPPFVLGIVVIAIVVLAGFGGVRTGSYGEASAEAREASRSRLGNRFFIPAVLIPLLTVAGVEGLGRIHLGAEPLLDPANVTLVALGIAAVVALVVGWLLTASTPVASLREARRLIEAIGWAAVLPQMLAVLGTVLQFMDKCPLLASCFHDP; encoded by the coding sequence GTGATTCGCGTCCAATACGCCTACGATCTCGTCGGTCTCATCCTGTTTCTCTCGAGCCTGTACACCTTTCGCGATCGCGCCAACCCGCGCCGGGTCACCACGGGGCTCTTCTACGCGCTGTACGGCCTCGCGTTCATCCTGGCGGACTATCTCCCGCCTTTTGTGCTCGGCATCGTTGTGATCGCCATCGTCGTCCTCGCCGGCTTCGGCGGCGTCCGCACCGGGAGCTACGGGGAGGCGAGCGCGGAGGCGCGCGAGGCGAGCCGATCGCGGCTTGGCAACCGGTTCTTCATCCCGGCCGTCCTCATCCCGCTCCTCACCGTCGCGGGCGTGGAAGGACTCGGCCGGATTCACCTCGGGGCAGAGCCGCTGCTCGATCCGGCCAACGTGACGCTCGTCGCCCTCGGCATTGCGGCAGTGGTCGCGCTCGTCGTGGGCTGGCTGCTCACCGCGAGCACGCCTGTCGCATCGCTGCGCGAAGCCAGGCGCCTGATTGAGGCCATCGGCTGGGCGGCCGTGCTTCCACAGATGCTCGCGGTCCTCGGTACCGTTCTGCAATTCATGGACAAATGTCCACTTCTCGCTTCCTGCTTCCACGACCCATGA
- the cas3g gene encoding type I-G CRISPR-associated helicase/endonuclease Cas3g, whose product MCTPLDRSEFAAFLQEVHGYQPFPWQVRLLDRLVETGAWPELLKLPTSSGKTTVIDIAVFYLALEADAGANRRAPVRLAFIVDRRLVVDDAYQHAKRLAEKLEAAEPDSVSARVAARLRELSGSSHPLVVRRLRGGVPREDDWARTPIQPTVLCSTVDQVGSRLLFRGYGVSDAMKPVHAGLLGADCHLFVDEAHLVEPLRQTLSWVAMYNGPLWRTDTTIKLPWGYTIMTATPQPGVNQAFELDDENFEHPILSARWSATKPVRLIELKKKTARDKSAPEESLQEADEAEENRRVEALIDEFRTAAQYLQANGVLRPAIAIVVNRVGRARAVFDALRAELASDGWTPMLLMGPARPLDRDAWLTGQLAPIRTRPWPERRDLEHPIAIVATQCIEVGIDIDLDAVITDAAPIDALRQRFGRLNRAGRPTPCLGAIVATPTDLSSRTDDPVYGGAIAEAWAYLKRHAQAGRRGEAPTVDFGLAAFESFVKADPVPDEALSPTEDAPVLMPAHVDLLACTSPVPAADPEVSLYLHGPKRQPDAVSVIWRADIHRALGHRAVFALLQLVLPRSTEAVELPVWAVKMWLRRGSNADADLADVASQMEDEDLDADRASSREVFRWTGDEDTSAWISANDIRPGDTIVLPASYGGLDAYGWNPEETAPVRDLGLQANLPFQGSYFTVRVAPGLVAQEDEARLAAILAEAEAGDWRDVRDGLLEFKLDDDLRASLKRLDAARGRVQAFFDIYGRDAQGRPIGVVLEARRGVAADGVDALSAVPATEDDLFGSITGVPVELEAHCQGVAEAALRFARAVGLPESIQRDLELAGLFHDFGKADRRFQSYLAFGDPLGPDMDAPLLAKSGRPLPYHVRADVGLPDRWRHEALSVALAPRHPRFQEVGDPELVLWLVGTHHGYGRPFFPHDDPASSSGEPYSRTLFGYAVEMAPSDGPQSLAYDWHGVDWAGLYELLKARYGVWGLAYLEAVLRLADHRVSEEEQRMRGVTRDSSRIST is encoded by the coding sequence GTGTGCACGCCCTTGGATCGCTCTGAGTTCGCTGCGTTTCTGCAGGAGGTCCATGGGTATCAGCCGTTTCCTTGGCAAGTTCGCCTGTTGGACCGTCTCGTTGAGACCGGAGCGTGGCCGGAACTCCTGAAACTGCCGACGTCGTCCGGAAAGACGACCGTGATCGACATCGCGGTGTTTTACCTCGCTCTGGAGGCCGATGCGGGGGCGAACCGGCGGGCACCCGTGCGTCTGGCGTTCATTGTCGACCGAAGGCTCGTGGTCGACGATGCCTATCAACATGCGAAACGCTTGGCGGAGAAGCTGGAAGCGGCGGAGCCCGACTCCGTGTCCGCGCGCGTGGCGGCGAGGCTTCGGGAGCTGAGTGGCAGTTCGCATCCTCTCGTGGTTCGACGGTTGCGTGGAGGTGTGCCCCGCGAGGACGACTGGGCGCGCACGCCCATCCAGCCGACGGTGCTTTGTTCCACGGTGGATCAGGTGGGTTCGCGCCTCTTATTTCGCGGATACGGTGTTTCGGATGCGATGAAGCCCGTGCACGCAGGCCTCCTTGGCGCCGACTGTCACTTGTTCGTCGATGAGGCGCATTTGGTGGAGCCGCTTCGGCAGACGCTGTCTTGGGTCGCCATGTACAACGGGCCGCTGTGGCGGACGGATACCACCATCAAGTTGCCATGGGGGTACACCATCATGACGGCGACGCCGCAACCGGGTGTGAATCAGGCCTTCGAGTTGGACGACGAAAATTTCGAACACCCGATTTTAAGCGCCCGATGGTCGGCGACAAAGCCCGTGCGATTGATAGAGCTCAAGAAGAAGACGGCCAGGGACAAGTCCGCGCCGGAAGAATCTTTGCAGGAGGCGGACGAGGCGGAGGAGAACCGGCGCGTGGAGGCGCTGATCGACGAATTTCGCACGGCGGCGCAGTATTTGCAGGCAAACGGTGTCCTCCGTCCGGCTATCGCCATTGTCGTGAATCGCGTGGGCCGGGCCCGCGCTGTCTTTGACGCGCTTCGCGCAGAGCTCGCCTCGGATGGCTGGACGCCGATGCTCCTGATGGGTCCCGCGCGCCCTCTGGATCGGGATGCATGGTTGACGGGCCAACTAGCGCCCATCCGCACGCGCCCATGGCCTGAGCGGCGAGATCTCGAGCACCCAATAGCGATTGTCGCCACGCAGTGCATCGAAGTCGGCATCGACATCGATCTCGACGCCGTCATCACGGACGCTGCGCCCATCGACGCACTGAGGCAGCGGTTCGGGCGCTTGAACCGGGCTGGCCGACCCACGCCGTGCCTCGGCGCCATCGTGGCGACGCCCACGGACCTGTCTTCGAGGACGGACGATCCAGTCTACGGCGGTGCGATTGCAGAAGCGTGGGCGTATCTGAAGCGCCATGCGCAGGCGGGCCGCCGGGGGGAGGCGCCTACAGTCGACTTTGGCCTCGCGGCGTTTGAGAGCTTTGTCAAAGCCGATCCGGTTCCTGACGAGGCGCTCTCTCCCACAGAGGACGCGCCCGTGCTCATGCCGGCGCATGTGGACCTGCTCGCATGCACGAGTCCTGTGCCAGCTGCGGATCCGGAAGTCTCACTGTACTTGCACGGCCCGAAGCGGCAGCCGGACGCCGTCAGCGTCATCTGGCGAGCGGATATTCATAGGGCGCTCGGCCATCGCGCCGTGTTCGCGCTGCTTCAGTTGGTGCTGCCGAGATCGACGGAAGCCGTCGAGTTGCCCGTTTGGGCGGTCAAGATGTGGCTCCGACGGGGATCGAACGCTGACGCCGACCTCGCGGATGTCGCATCCCAGATGGAGGACGAGGACTTGGATGCCGATCGCGCATCTTCGCGCGAAGTCTTCCGTTGGACGGGCGACGAAGATACCTCGGCATGGATTTCCGCAAACGACATTCGCCCGGGTGATACCATCGTGTTGCCTGCGAGCTACGGCGGGTTGGACGCGTACGGTTGGAACCCAGAGGAGACAGCGCCGGTGCGCGATCTCGGCTTGCAGGCGAACCTGCCGTTCCAAGGAAGCTATTTCACCGTGCGCGTGGCTCCTGGGCTTGTTGCCCAGGAGGACGAAGCGCGGCTTGCCGCCATCCTCGCTGAGGCGGAGGCTGGTGATTGGCGAGACGTGCGGGATGGGCTCCTTGAGTTCAAGCTCGACGACGACCTGAGAGCTAGCCTAAAGAGGCTCGACGCGGCGCGCGGGCGCGTTCAGGCGTTCTTCGACATCTACGGCCGCGATGCACAAGGTCGCCCCATCGGCGTGGTGCTGGAAGCGCGCCGGGGTGTGGCAGCGGATGGCGTCGACGCGCTTTCGGCTGTTCCTGCGACGGAAGATGATCTGTTTGGGTCCATCACCGGCGTGCCGGTCGAGCTCGAGGCTCACTGCCAGGGCGTGGCAGAGGCGGCTCTGCGTTTCGCGCGGGCCGTGGGCCTGCCCGAGTCCATCCAACGCGATCTCGAGCTTGCCGGTCTCTTTCACGATTTCGGGAAGGCGGATCGTCGGTTTCAATCGTATTTGGCCTTTGGCGATCCGCTCGGCCCGGACATGGACGCCCCGCTCCTCGCCAAGTCTGGCAGACCGCTGCCCTATCATGTGCGTGCGGATGTCGGGCTGCCGGATCGCTGGCGACACGAGGCGCTGTCTGTGGCGCTTGCTCCGCGGCACCCGCGGTTCCAAGAAGTGGGAGATCCAGAACTTGTCCTGTGGTTAGTTGGCACACACCACGGATACGGTCGCCCGTTCTTTCCACACGACGATCCGGCTTCGTCCTCAGGCGAGCCGTATTCCCGCACGCTTTTCGGATATGCCGTGGAGATGGCACCTTCGGACGGGCCGCAGTCGCTCGCGTATGACTGGCACGGCGTCGATTGGGCTGGGTTGTACGAATTGCTGAAGGCGCGCTACGGCGTCTGGGGACTCGCGTATCTGGAAGCGGTATTGCGGCTTGCCGACCACAGGGTATCGGAGGAAGAGCAGAGGATGAGGGGGGTCACGCGTGACAGCTCACGAATTTCGACTTGA
- a CDS encoding IS607 family transposase, producing MKLSDWARKNGITYKTAWRWVKEGRMPVPFEQTPSGTILVREPESSTANAVALYARVSSADQKDDLDRQIARLMEFATEQKLVVFKAVTEIGSGLNGHRPKLMKLLSNPNAHTIVVEHRDRLMRFGFEYVEAALAAQGRRILVVEPGEVKDDLVQDMIEVLTSFCARLYGRRSARHRAKRALEVFKREDSSGVSV from the coding sequence ATGAAACTCAGTGATTGGGCAAGAAAGAACGGAATTACGTACAAGACCGCCTGGCGTTGGGTCAAAGAAGGCCGGATGCCCGTGCCTTTTGAGCAAACTCCTTCGGGCACCATCCTTGTTCGCGAACCCGAGTCTTCCACGGCGAATGCCGTGGCCTTGTATGCGCGCGTGTCAAGCGCCGACCAAAAAGACGATTTGGATCGCCAAATCGCACGGCTCATGGAATTTGCAACGGAACAGAAGCTTGTCGTGTTCAAGGCGGTTACGGAAATTGGTTCGGGACTCAACGGACATCGACCTAAGCTCATGAAACTACTGTCCAATCCAAATGCCCATACGATTGTGGTGGAGCATCGAGATCGGCTCATGCGGTTCGGGTTTGAATACGTCGAGGCGGCTTTGGCGGCTCAAGGCCGACGAATCCTCGTCGTGGAGCCAGGCGAGGTCAAGGACGACTTGGTGCAAGACATGATCGAAGTCCTCACGTCGTTTTGCGCGCGGTTGTACGGGCGACGTTCCGCTCGTCACCGCGCCAAGCGCGCTTTGGAGGTTTTCAAACGTGAAGATTCATCGGGCGTATCGGTATGA
- a CDS encoding type I-G CRISPR-associated protein, Cas3-extension family has protein sequence MTAHEFRLEGLEPDNPLAFFALLGLLRALEAVDLDCEPSERLYPRVQWAPAPLRPVLVVRRSATEDEIAKRAVDGIAQLANHHDFGDHADLNYTQQEAREILSEAIAKAGPHQRYRADLLAALMSDGAVEGKRSKKSESPRIAPTPVCLLFGQGHQHFLKRLRDVPRSRTPDELEDKGRVGAGEEPEQYVQETIFRPWRRDDTMLSSFRWDPNEIARYALMPGNPTDPKYKLGTQYGANRLAAIGISVLSGAPRNRADRTWLTIVGGHYDKDGFTLAWPIWRAPATLAAIRFMLAHPGLRDGGLRHMGVEQVMVSRRIQIEKYFSFTRAQPRFVEAT, from the coding sequence GTGACAGCTCACGAATTTCGACTTGAGGGCCTCGAACCCGACAATCCGCTTGCGTTCTTCGCGCTCCTCGGCCTCTTGCGCGCCTTGGAAGCTGTCGATCTCGACTGCGAGCCAAGCGAACGGCTGTATCCTCGCGTCCAGTGGGCGCCGGCGCCTCTGCGCCCGGTTCTTGTGGTCCGACGCAGTGCTACGGAAGACGAAATCGCAAAACGGGCCGTGGACGGGATCGCGCAGCTGGCCAACCATCACGACTTCGGCGATCACGCGGATTTAAATTACACACAACAAGAGGCTCGCGAAATACTGAGTGAGGCAATCGCGAAGGCCGGTCCGCATCAACGCTATCGGGCGGATCTCCTAGCCGCACTCATGAGTGACGGGGCGGTGGAGGGCAAGCGAAGCAAGAAATCGGAATCCCCGCGGATTGCGCCCACACCCGTGTGCCTATTGTTCGGGCAAGGTCATCAACACTTTCTGAAGCGCCTACGAGATGTGCCGCGATCACGGACGCCGGACGAGCTGGAAGACAAAGGGCGCGTCGGTGCGGGGGAAGAACCTGAACAGTACGTTCAGGAAACCATCTTTCGCCCTTGGCGGAGAGACGACACGATGTTGTCTTCGTTTCGCTGGGATCCCAACGAAATCGCACGATATGCGCTCATGCCAGGAAACCCGACGGACCCCAAGTACAAGCTGGGGACGCAGTACGGGGCCAATCGGCTTGCGGCCATCGGCATATCCGTGCTCAGTGGAGCACCGAGAAATCGGGCAGATCGCACTTGGTTGACGATCGTCGGAGGTCATTACGACAAAGATGGGTTTACGCTCGCGTGGCCTATCTGGAGGGCTCCCGCGACTCTCGCGGCGATTCGCTTTATGCTTGCTCATCCCGGATTGCGCGACGGCGGCCTGCGCCACATGGGCGTGGAACAGGTGATGGTTTCGCGGCGGATTCAAATCGAAAAGTACTTTAGTTTTACGCGAGCCCAGCCTCGCTTCGTAGAAGCGACCTGA
- a CDS encoding DUF969 domain-containing protein, whose amino-acid sequence MVVMGVLLVIVGFALRINPLLVVTVAGIVTGLLAHESPYAILSQFGAAFAKDRYMAVFVATLPVIGLLERHGLREQAQRLVAKIRAATTGRILNAYLFIREVAAALGLTSIGGPAQMVRPVVAPMAEGAAEAAYGELPHHVRDHIRAHAAAVDNVGLFFGEDVFVAVGAVLLMKGVFDQFHIHSTPILMGLWALPTATAVFIVHSVRLYLLDRRLRRWLSGGVNAAPSAGEGVNP is encoded by the coding sequence ATGGTCGTCATGGGCGTACTTCTGGTCATCGTGGGTTTTGCGCTCCGCATCAATCCGCTGCTCGTTGTGACCGTGGCCGGGATCGTGACCGGGCTTCTGGCGCACGAGTCGCCTTACGCCATCCTGTCGCAGTTCGGCGCGGCGTTCGCCAAAGATCGCTACATGGCCGTGTTCGTCGCCACGCTGCCCGTCATCGGCCTGCTGGAGCGCCACGGGCTGCGGGAGCAGGCCCAGCGGCTCGTTGCCAAGATCCGCGCGGCCACCACGGGCCGCATCCTGAATGCGTACCTCTTCATCCGCGAGGTCGCCGCTGCCCTCGGCCTCACGTCCATCGGCGGACCGGCGCAGATGGTCCGGCCTGTCGTCGCCCCCATGGCGGAGGGCGCTGCGGAAGCCGCATACGGCGAGCTGCCCCATCACGTTCGCGATCACATCCGCGCGCACGCGGCCGCGGTCGACAACGTCGGCCTCTTCTTCGGCGAGGACGTGTTCGTCGCGGTCGGCGCCGTGCTCCTGATGAAGGGCGTCTTTGATCAGTTCCACATCCATTCCACCCCCATCCTCATGGGCCTCTGGGCCCTGCCCACCGCGACTGCGGTCTTCATCGTGCACAGCGTCCGGCTGTACCTGCTCGATCGCAGGCTTCGCCGCTGGCTGTCCGGCGGCGTGAACGCCGCTCCATCCGCCGGAGAGGGGGTCAACCCGTGA
- the cas7g gene encoding type I-G CRISPR-associated RAMP protein Csb1/Cas7g: MNVETLAQMVTSDAAIRRRQRLQPAGGPGDKIFPPTYPGEYQNDPPRHVFERRMVNGEEVWCALVDSVQSQANRMEDALLRAIRKDGLRIPHVVVDFRDKGLLGLSEITSLDAPHRIYDAIMRDSLLDGRPFMESEVGLSLAQASPGNATAILEIAPTALIFGAWHSTGSGGGLGAKFARCLTSEIVAIGVPVDEIPRRDGTLVVRTAGRRTGSRIDPLGILRKVEVYKSDTNWDVVPDRAGKGAKKVRPSEINHGNITPSVDPLGITCDHLEHTFVLSFAGLRRLRFGGDERDRAGRVLLAALGLLAMLEQDRHGYALRSRCDLVPEQPAPLEVVHPDGSTDTLKLDLQGARALYEEAFARAEAAGFRLRREPIRLIPQDKLVAIVMESQKLALSGQGGEAEEEK, translated from the coding sequence GTGAATGTTGAAACGCTTGCGCAAATGGTGACGTCAGATGCCGCGATTCGCCGCCGGCAACGTCTGCAACCCGCAGGGGGGCCGGGGGACAAGATCTTCCCGCCGACCTATCCTGGCGAGTATCAGAACGACCCGCCCCGCCACGTGTTCGAACGCAGGATGGTGAACGGCGAAGAAGTGTGGTGCGCGTTGGTGGATAGCGTCCAGTCCCAGGCGAACCGGATGGAGGATGCGCTCCTTCGGGCGATTCGCAAAGACGGGCTTCGGATCCCGCACGTGGTCGTGGATTTTCGGGACAAGGGCCTCTTGGGCCTCTCGGAGATCACGTCGCTCGACGCGCCCCACCGGATTTACGACGCCATCATGCGAGACAGCCTTCTGGACGGGAGGCCGTTCATGGAGAGCGAGGTGGGGCTGAGTCTAGCGCAGGCAAGCCCGGGGAACGCGACGGCCATTCTCGAGATCGCTCCGACGGCTCTCATCTTCGGCGCGTGGCATTCGACCGGGAGCGGCGGAGGGCTAGGCGCGAAGTTTGCCCGCTGTCTCACTTCGGAAATCGTCGCCATTGGCGTTCCTGTGGATGAGATCCCAAGAAGAGACGGAACGCTCGTCGTTCGCACGGCCGGCCGCCGCACGGGCAGCCGCATCGATCCCCTGGGCATTTTGCGAAAGGTCGAGGTGTACAAGAGCGATACGAACTGGGATGTCGTGCCGGATCGAGCGGGCAAGGGTGCAAAGAAGGTCCGGCCGTCGGAGATCAACCACGGCAATATCACCCCGTCGGTCGATCCGTTGGGCATCACCTGCGATCATCTCGAACACACCTTCGTGCTGAGCTTCGCAGGGCTGCGCCGCCTGCGCTTTGGAGGGGACGAACGGGATCGCGCTGGACGAGTCCTGCTCGCGGCACTGGGGCTCTTGGCGATGCTGGAACAGGACCGCCACGGGTACGCGCTTCGGTCGCGCTGCGATCTCGTCCCCGAACAACCAGCTCCTCTGGAGGTGGTCCACCCGGACGGATCGACGGACACTCTGAAGCTGGATCTGCAAGGGGCTCGTGCGCTCTACGAGGAAGCGTTCGCGCGGGCGGAGGCCGCAGGGTTCCGGCTCAGGCGAGAGCCCATTCGCCTCATACCGCAGGACAAGTTAGTCGCCATCGTGATGGAGAGCCAGAAGTTGGCGCTGTCCGGCCAAGGTGGAGAGGCGGAGGAAGAGAAGTGA